In Trifolium pratense cultivar HEN17-A07 linkage group LG7, ARS_RC_1.1, whole genome shotgun sequence, a genomic segment contains:
- the LOC123893555 gene encoding uncharacterized protein LOC123893555: MSDPWLRGNGERWIPSPQPEGMYNLFVRDLMIDNYKAWNVIKIRMLFPVQVAERIIATPLIGSVYVDKMVWEEERNGCYYVKFGYKLAMKCIFRNDKYHVNDNWKEIWKAHAPHKARHLLWRLCRGCIPTRRRLLERHVDCDVHCPLCEDEVEDDVHAFFTCASAQSSWQAAGLSAVLGSAACQQGSAADRMFALCRNEDYAIIGRVAMLLWSIWHNRNDKIWNDNVRSPIQVGRTAFDQWNEWIAVHKLRSNDDHDVPLASTIRWEKPRIGWLKCNVDAAFFVGEGRTAMGACFRNNFGEFMAGITQWQQMTLSTEEGEAWALLQAMNEAKNRGCFVERE, from the exons ATGTCGGATCCTTGGTTACGTGGGAATGGAGAACGCTGGATTCCTTCGCCTCAACCTGAAGGAATGTATAACTTATTTGTTAGGGACCTGATGATAGATAATTATAAAGCTTGGAATGTGATTAAAATTCGCATGTTATTCCCAGTCCAGGTGGCAGAGAGGATTATTGCAACACCTCTCATTGGGTCAGTTTATGTGGATAAAATGGTTTGGGAGGAGGAACGAAATGGGTGTTACTATGTAAAATTCGGGTACAAGCTTGCTATGAAGTGTATTTTCCGTAATGATAAATACCATGTGAACGACAAttggaaagaaatatggaaagCGCATGCTCCACATAAAGCGCGTCATCTTCTTTGGCGGTTATGTAGGGGATGTATTCCAACGAGGCGTCGGTTATTAGAACGTCATGTTGATTGTGATGTTCATTGTCCATTATGTGAAGATGAGGTAGAAGATGATGTACACGCTTTTTTCACCTGCGCTTCTGCTCAATCTAGTTGGCAAGCAGCTGGACTATCAGCTGTCTTGGGTTCCGCAGCCTGTCAGCAAGGTAGTGCGGCAGATAGAATGTTTGCCTTGTGTCGGAATGAGGATTACGCTATTATAGGTAGAGTGGCTATGTTGTTATGGAGTATATGGCATAACcggaatgataaaatttggaacGATAATGTTAGAAGCCCAATCCAAGTTGGCCGGACTGCGTTTGATCAGTGGAACGAGTGGATTGCCGTTCATAAATTGCGAAGTAACGATGATCATGATGTCCCGCTTGCCAGCACCATTCGGTGGGAAAAGCCTCGTATAGGATGGTTAaagtgcaatgtagatgcaGCATTTTTTGTCGGTGAAGGTAGGACCGCAATGGGTGCTTGTTTTCGTAATAATTTTGGTGAGTTTATGGCTGGAATTACGCAGTGGCAACAAATGACTTTATCAACAGAGGAGGGTGAAGCATGGGCACTATTGCAAgctatgaatgaagctaagaatagag GTTGTTTTGTAGAAAGGGAATAA
- the LOC123893663 gene encoding early nodulin-93-like yields the protein MGIPSELRDMWVANKNTSLFIASPAEEQKILRSNQCTAEGVRAGFKGAGIGCVASTVPTLVAVRMIPWAKANLNYTAQALIISSVSVASFFIVAEKTIMACARKHSLLLEESLKHEK from the exons ATGGGAATTCCATCAGAACTAAGAGACATGTGGGTGGCCAACAAAAATACAAGTTTGTTCATTGCTTCTCCTGCTGAAGAGCAAAAAATTTTGAGGTCTAACCAATGTACAGCTG AAGGTGTGCGTGCTGGATTCAAGGGAGCTGGAATTGGATGTGTGGCCAGTACAGTACCTACA TTGGTTGCAGTTCGGATGATTCCGTGGGCAAAGGCAAACCTCAATTATACGGCTCAGGCACTTATCATATCTTCTG TATCCGTTGCATCATTCTTTATCGTTGCTGAAAAGACTATCATGGCGTGTGCAAGAAAACATTCCCTGCTGCTCGAAGAGTCTTTGAAGCATGAAAAATGA
- the LOC123893664 gene encoding nuclear poly(A) polymerase 4 isoform X1 gives MVVSVSPNGGSTPPPPPQQEQANKDRFTKPISLAGPTDSDRHRNTELEKFLVDSGLYESNEEAASRQEVLCRLDQIVKSWVKQLTRQRGYTDQMVEDANAVIFTFGSYRLGVHGPGADIDTLCIGPSYVNREQDFFIILHNILAEMEEVTELHPVPDAHVPVMKFKFQGISIDLLYASISILVVPEDLDISDGSILYDVDEQTVRSLNGCRVADQILKLVPNVEHFRTTLRCLKFWAKRRGVYSNVTGFLGGVNWAILVARICQLYPNAIPSMLVSRFFRVYSQWRWPNPVMLCPIEENELQLPIWDPRRNHRDRYHIMPIITPAYPCMNSSYNVSTSTLRVMMEQFCCGNKICDEIELNKSQWSALFQPYVFFEAYKNYLQVDIVALDADDLLLWRGWVESRLRQLTLKIERDTHGMLQCHPYPHEYADTSKPCAHSAFFMGLQRKEGVRGQEGQQFDIRETVDEFRQEIISYGYWKPGMEIYVSHVRRKQLPAFVFPDGYKRTRMPRHINHATEKMGDDTRKCYSGSSSSERCVKRKNNSEMVDVKPDKPEKRTSVSPQRLECVSPESCTSKSGGTPQMSIECIEGVRQDGSTTEDVDSNCKIKSSDGLLGSGAITEVGDMQINGTSFVGSTHDKLKSKALEVLNENGVNGDKARDLAFVCLERAETTSTKSLANWEEGAVGMDQQLDKACNFTRAECSDYAPSASTQNLNCEMSDSGVYKLKMGLGQNFL, from the exons ATGGTGGTTTCCGTAAGTCCTAACGGTGGTTCTACACCGCCACCGCCGCCGCAACAAGAACAAGCTAACAAGGATAGATTTACAAAACCTATCTCCCTTGCTGGTCCTACCGACTCTGATCGCCATCGTAACACCGAATTAGAGAAG TTTTTGGTTGATTCCGGGCTTTATGAGAGCAACGAAGAAGCTGCAAGTAGACAAGAGGTTCTTTGCCGCCTCGATCAG ATCGTGAAAAGCTGGGTGAAGCAGTTGACACGCCAACGAGGCTACACAGATCAGATGGTTGAGGATGCAAATGCTGTCATTTTCACTTTTGGCTCTTACCGACTAGGG GTTCACGGACCTGGAGCGGACATAGACACTTTGTGCATTGGTCCTTCCTATGTAAATCGAGAG CAAGACTTCTTCATCATTTTGCATAACATCCTGGCTGAAATGGAAGAAGTTACCGAACTTCACCCAGTTCCTGATGCACATGTCCCAGTAATGAAATTCAAGTTCCAGGGAATATCTATAGATTTGCTGTATGCAAGTATATCTATTTTGGTTGTGCCAGAA GATCTTGATATCTCAGATGGTTCCATTCTGTATGATGTTGATGAGCAAACTGTTCGAAGTCTAAATGGCTGCCGAGTGGCAGATCAGATTCTTAAACTGGTTCCAAATGTTGAG CACTTCCGAACTACGCTGAGATGTTTGAAGTTTTGGGCCAAAAGACGCGGTGTTTATTCAAAT GTTACGGGATTCCTTGGAGGTGTAAACTGGGCTATTTTAGTTGCTCGAATTTGCCAGCTTTACCCTAATGCAATCCCCAGTATGTTGGTTTCTAGATTCTTCAGGGTCTATTCACAATGGCGGTGGCCAAACCCTGTAATGCTATGCCCTATAGAAGAGAATGAACTGCAATTACCTATATGGGATCCTCGCAGAAACCATAGGGACAGGTATCATATTATGCCAATAATTACTCCGGCATACCCTTGCATGAATTCCAGCTACAATGTCTCAACAAGCACTCTTCGTGTTATGATGGAACAGTTCTGCTGTGGCAACAAGATTTGTGAC GAAATTGAGCTTAACAAATCACAGTGGAGTGCACTTTTTCAGCCTTATGTCTTTTTTGAGGCATATAAAAACTATTTGCAAGTTGACATAGTTGCATTAGATGCTGATGATTTACTTTTGTGGAGAGGTTGGGTAGAATCCCGTCTGAGACAGCTAACCTTGAAG ATAGAGCGAGATACCCATGGGATGCTGCAGTGTCATCCTTATCCACATGAGTATGCAGACACGTCCAAGCCCTGTGCACATTCTGCATTTTTCATGGGCTTGCAAAGAAAAGAGGGAGTAAGAGGTCAAGAAGGACAGCAATTTGATATACGTGAAACGGTTGATGAGTTCAGACAAGAAATTATTTCGTATGGTTATTGGAAGCCGGGGATGGAAATTTATGTTTCTCATGTTCGTCGAAAGCAGCTCCCTGCATTTGTTTTTCCAGATGGTTACAAACGCACTCGAATGCCGAGGCATATAAACCATGCAACTGAGAAAATGGGTGATGATACCAGAAAGTGCTACTCTGGATCTAGCTCTTCTGAAAGGTGCGTCAAGAGGAAGAATAACTCTGAAATGGTGGATGTGAAGCCAGATAAACCAGAGAAGCGGACATCTGTTAGCCCACAGAGACTAGAGTGTGTTTCACCTGAAAGTTGTACTAGTAAATCGGGTGGTACACCTCAAATGAGTATTGAGTGTATTGAAGGGGTTAGGCAAGATGGATCAACAACGGAAGATGTCGATAGCAATTGTAAAATCAAGTCATCCGATGGACTCTTAGGAAGTGGTGCAATTACTGAAGTAGGTGACATGCAGATAAATGGAACAAGTTTTGTTGGCTCCACACATGATAAGCTCAAATCAAAGGCTTTAGAAGTTCTGAATGAG AATGGAGTCAATGGGGATAAAGCTCGGGACCTGGCTTTTGTTTGCTTGGAAAGGGCAGAAACTACATCTACAAAAAGCTTGGCAAATTGGGAAGAGGGTGCTGTTGGAATGGATCAACAACTGGACAAAGCTTGTAATTTCACCAGGGCTGAATGTTCGGATTATGCACCAAGTGCCAGCACCCAGAACCTCAATTGTGAG ATGTCAGACTCAGGAGTGTATAAATTGAAGATGGGACTAGGTCAGAATTTTTTGTAG
- the LOC123893664 gene encoding nuclear poly(A) polymerase 4 isoform X3, with translation MVVSVSPNGGSTPPPPPQQEQANKDRFTKPISLAGPTDSDRHRNTELEKFLVDSGLYESNEEAASRQEVLCRLDQIVKSWVKQLTRQRGYTDQMVEDANAVIFTFGSYRLGVHGPGADIDTLCIGPSYVNREQDFFIILHNILAEMEEVTELHPVPDAHVPVMKFKFQGISIDLLYASISILVVPEDLDISDGSILYDVDEQTVRSLNGCRVADQILKLVPNVEHFRTTLRCLKFWAKRRGVYSNVTGFLGGVNWAILVARICQLYPNAIPSMLVSRFFRVYSQWRWPNPVMLCPIEENELQLPIWDPRRNHRDRYHIMPIITPAYPCMNSSYNVSTSTLRVMMEQFCCGNKICDEIELNKSQWSALFQPYVFFEAYKNYLQVDIVALDADDLLLWRGWVESRLRQLTLKIERDTHGMLQCHPYPHEYADTSKPCAHSAFFMGLQRKEGVRGQEGQQFDIRETVDEFRQEIISYGYWKPGMEIYVSHVRRKQLPAFVFPDGYKRTRMPRHINHATEKMGDDTRKCYSGSSSSERCVKRKNNSEMVDVKPDKPEKRTSVSPQRLECVSPESCTSKSGGTPQMSIECIEGVRQDGSTTEDVDSNCKIKSSDGLLGSGAITEVGDMQINGTSFVGSTHDKLKSKALEVLNENGVNGDKARDLAFVCLERAETTSTKSLANWEEGAVGMDQQLDKACNFTRAECSDYAPSASTQNLNCETDVRLRSV, from the exons ATGGTGGTTTCCGTAAGTCCTAACGGTGGTTCTACACCGCCACCGCCGCCGCAACAAGAACAAGCTAACAAGGATAGATTTACAAAACCTATCTCCCTTGCTGGTCCTACCGACTCTGATCGCCATCGTAACACCGAATTAGAGAAG TTTTTGGTTGATTCCGGGCTTTATGAGAGCAACGAAGAAGCTGCAAGTAGACAAGAGGTTCTTTGCCGCCTCGATCAG ATCGTGAAAAGCTGGGTGAAGCAGTTGACACGCCAACGAGGCTACACAGATCAGATGGTTGAGGATGCAAATGCTGTCATTTTCACTTTTGGCTCTTACCGACTAGGG GTTCACGGACCTGGAGCGGACATAGACACTTTGTGCATTGGTCCTTCCTATGTAAATCGAGAG CAAGACTTCTTCATCATTTTGCATAACATCCTGGCTGAAATGGAAGAAGTTACCGAACTTCACCCAGTTCCTGATGCACATGTCCCAGTAATGAAATTCAAGTTCCAGGGAATATCTATAGATTTGCTGTATGCAAGTATATCTATTTTGGTTGTGCCAGAA GATCTTGATATCTCAGATGGTTCCATTCTGTATGATGTTGATGAGCAAACTGTTCGAAGTCTAAATGGCTGCCGAGTGGCAGATCAGATTCTTAAACTGGTTCCAAATGTTGAG CACTTCCGAACTACGCTGAGATGTTTGAAGTTTTGGGCCAAAAGACGCGGTGTTTATTCAAAT GTTACGGGATTCCTTGGAGGTGTAAACTGGGCTATTTTAGTTGCTCGAATTTGCCAGCTTTACCCTAATGCAATCCCCAGTATGTTGGTTTCTAGATTCTTCAGGGTCTATTCACAATGGCGGTGGCCAAACCCTGTAATGCTATGCCCTATAGAAGAGAATGAACTGCAATTACCTATATGGGATCCTCGCAGAAACCATAGGGACAGGTATCATATTATGCCAATAATTACTCCGGCATACCCTTGCATGAATTCCAGCTACAATGTCTCAACAAGCACTCTTCGTGTTATGATGGAACAGTTCTGCTGTGGCAACAAGATTTGTGAC GAAATTGAGCTTAACAAATCACAGTGGAGTGCACTTTTTCAGCCTTATGTCTTTTTTGAGGCATATAAAAACTATTTGCAAGTTGACATAGTTGCATTAGATGCTGATGATTTACTTTTGTGGAGAGGTTGGGTAGAATCCCGTCTGAGACAGCTAACCTTGAAG ATAGAGCGAGATACCCATGGGATGCTGCAGTGTCATCCTTATCCACATGAGTATGCAGACACGTCCAAGCCCTGTGCACATTCTGCATTTTTCATGGGCTTGCAAAGAAAAGAGGGAGTAAGAGGTCAAGAAGGACAGCAATTTGATATACGTGAAACGGTTGATGAGTTCAGACAAGAAATTATTTCGTATGGTTATTGGAAGCCGGGGATGGAAATTTATGTTTCTCATGTTCGTCGAAAGCAGCTCCCTGCATTTGTTTTTCCAGATGGTTACAAACGCACTCGAATGCCGAGGCATATAAACCATGCAACTGAGAAAATGGGTGATGATACCAGAAAGTGCTACTCTGGATCTAGCTCTTCTGAAAGGTGCGTCAAGAGGAAGAATAACTCTGAAATGGTGGATGTGAAGCCAGATAAACCAGAGAAGCGGACATCTGTTAGCCCACAGAGACTAGAGTGTGTTTCACCTGAAAGTTGTACTAGTAAATCGGGTGGTACACCTCAAATGAGTATTGAGTGTATTGAAGGGGTTAGGCAAGATGGATCAACAACGGAAGATGTCGATAGCAATTGTAAAATCAAGTCATCCGATGGACTCTTAGGAAGTGGTGCAATTACTGAAGTAGGTGACATGCAGATAAATGGAACAAGTTTTGTTGGCTCCACACATGATAAGCTCAAATCAAAGGCTTTAGAAGTTCTGAATGAG AATGGAGTCAATGGGGATAAAGCTCGGGACCTGGCTTTTGTTTGCTTGGAAAGGGCAGAAACTACATCTACAAAAAGCTTGGCAAATTGGGAAGAGGGTGCTGTTGGAATGGATCAACAACTGGACAAAGCTTGTAATTTCACCAGGGCTGAATGTTCGGATTATGCACCAAGTGCCAGCACCCAGAACCTCAATTGTGAG ACAGATGTCAGACTCAGGAGTGTATAA
- the LOC123893664 gene encoding nuclear poly(A) polymerase 4 isoform X2, which produces MVVSVSPNGGSTPPPPPQQEQANKDRFTKPISLAGPTDSDRHRNTELEKFLVDSGLYESNEEAASRQEVLCRLDQIVKSWVKQLTRQRGYTDQMVEDANAVIFTFGSYRLGVHGPGADIDTLCIGPSYVNREQDFFIILHNILAEMEEVTELHPVPDAHVPVMKFKFQGISIDLLYASISILVVPEDLDISDGSILYDVDEQTVRSLNGCRVADQILKLVPNVEHFRTTLRCLKFWAKRRGVYSNVTGFLGGVNWAILVARICQLYPNAIPSMLVSRFFRVYSQWRWPNPVMLCPIEENELQLPIWDPRRNHRDRYHIMPIITPAYPCMNSSYNVSTSTLRVMMEQFCCGNKICDEIELNKSQWSALFQPYVFFEAYKNYLQVDIVALDADDLLLWRGWVESRLRQLTLKIERDTHGMLQCHPYPHEYADTSKPCAHSAFFMGLQRKEGVRGQEGQQFDIRETVDEFRQEIISYGYWKPGMEIYVSHVRRKQLPAFVFPDGYKRTRMPRHINHATEKMGDDTRKCYSGSSSSERCVKRKNNSEMVDVKPDKPEKRTSVSPQRLECVSPESCTSKSGGTPQMSIECIEGVRQDGSTTEDVDSNCKIKSSDGLLGSGAITEVGDMQINGTSFVGSTHDKLKSKALEVLNENGVNGDKARDLAFVCLERAETTSTKSLANWEEGAVGMDQQLDKACNFTRAECSDYAPSASTQNLNCEMSDSGVYKLKMGLGG; this is translated from the exons ATGGTGGTTTCCGTAAGTCCTAACGGTGGTTCTACACCGCCACCGCCGCCGCAACAAGAACAAGCTAACAAGGATAGATTTACAAAACCTATCTCCCTTGCTGGTCCTACCGACTCTGATCGCCATCGTAACACCGAATTAGAGAAG TTTTTGGTTGATTCCGGGCTTTATGAGAGCAACGAAGAAGCTGCAAGTAGACAAGAGGTTCTTTGCCGCCTCGATCAG ATCGTGAAAAGCTGGGTGAAGCAGTTGACACGCCAACGAGGCTACACAGATCAGATGGTTGAGGATGCAAATGCTGTCATTTTCACTTTTGGCTCTTACCGACTAGGG GTTCACGGACCTGGAGCGGACATAGACACTTTGTGCATTGGTCCTTCCTATGTAAATCGAGAG CAAGACTTCTTCATCATTTTGCATAACATCCTGGCTGAAATGGAAGAAGTTACCGAACTTCACCCAGTTCCTGATGCACATGTCCCAGTAATGAAATTCAAGTTCCAGGGAATATCTATAGATTTGCTGTATGCAAGTATATCTATTTTGGTTGTGCCAGAA GATCTTGATATCTCAGATGGTTCCATTCTGTATGATGTTGATGAGCAAACTGTTCGAAGTCTAAATGGCTGCCGAGTGGCAGATCAGATTCTTAAACTGGTTCCAAATGTTGAG CACTTCCGAACTACGCTGAGATGTTTGAAGTTTTGGGCCAAAAGACGCGGTGTTTATTCAAAT GTTACGGGATTCCTTGGAGGTGTAAACTGGGCTATTTTAGTTGCTCGAATTTGCCAGCTTTACCCTAATGCAATCCCCAGTATGTTGGTTTCTAGATTCTTCAGGGTCTATTCACAATGGCGGTGGCCAAACCCTGTAATGCTATGCCCTATAGAAGAGAATGAACTGCAATTACCTATATGGGATCCTCGCAGAAACCATAGGGACAGGTATCATATTATGCCAATAATTACTCCGGCATACCCTTGCATGAATTCCAGCTACAATGTCTCAACAAGCACTCTTCGTGTTATGATGGAACAGTTCTGCTGTGGCAACAAGATTTGTGAC GAAATTGAGCTTAACAAATCACAGTGGAGTGCACTTTTTCAGCCTTATGTCTTTTTTGAGGCATATAAAAACTATTTGCAAGTTGACATAGTTGCATTAGATGCTGATGATTTACTTTTGTGGAGAGGTTGGGTAGAATCCCGTCTGAGACAGCTAACCTTGAAG ATAGAGCGAGATACCCATGGGATGCTGCAGTGTCATCCTTATCCACATGAGTATGCAGACACGTCCAAGCCCTGTGCACATTCTGCATTTTTCATGGGCTTGCAAAGAAAAGAGGGAGTAAGAGGTCAAGAAGGACAGCAATTTGATATACGTGAAACGGTTGATGAGTTCAGACAAGAAATTATTTCGTATGGTTATTGGAAGCCGGGGATGGAAATTTATGTTTCTCATGTTCGTCGAAAGCAGCTCCCTGCATTTGTTTTTCCAGATGGTTACAAACGCACTCGAATGCCGAGGCATATAAACCATGCAACTGAGAAAATGGGTGATGATACCAGAAAGTGCTACTCTGGATCTAGCTCTTCTGAAAGGTGCGTCAAGAGGAAGAATAACTCTGAAATGGTGGATGTGAAGCCAGATAAACCAGAGAAGCGGACATCTGTTAGCCCACAGAGACTAGAGTGTGTTTCACCTGAAAGTTGTACTAGTAAATCGGGTGGTACACCTCAAATGAGTATTGAGTGTATTGAAGGGGTTAGGCAAGATGGATCAACAACGGAAGATGTCGATAGCAATTGTAAAATCAAGTCATCCGATGGACTCTTAGGAAGTGGTGCAATTACTGAAGTAGGTGACATGCAGATAAATGGAACAAGTTTTGTTGGCTCCACACATGATAAGCTCAAATCAAAGGCTTTAGAAGTTCTGAATGAG AATGGAGTCAATGGGGATAAAGCTCGGGACCTGGCTTTTGTTTGCTTGGAAAGGGCAGAAACTACATCTACAAAAAGCTTGGCAAATTGGGAAGAGGGTGCTGTTGGAATGGATCAACAACTGGACAAAGCTTGTAATTTCACCAGGGCTGAATGTTCGGATTATGCACCAAGTGCCAGCACCCAGAACCTCAATTGTGAG ATGTCAGACTCAGGAGTGTATAAATTGAAGATGGGACTAG GAGGATGA
- the LOC123893664 gene encoding nuclear poly(A) polymerase 4 isoform X4 yields MYFWFMLVHGPGADIDTLCIGPSYVNREQDFFIILHNILAEMEEVTELHPVPDAHVPVMKFKFQGISIDLLYASISILVVPEDLDISDGSILYDVDEQTVRSLNGCRVADQILKLVPNVEHFRTTLRCLKFWAKRRGVYSNVTGFLGGVNWAILVARICQLYPNAIPSMLVSRFFRVYSQWRWPNPVMLCPIEENELQLPIWDPRRNHRDRYHIMPIITPAYPCMNSSYNVSTSTLRVMMEQFCCGNKICDEIELNKSQWSALFQPYVFFEAYKNYLQVDIVALDADDLLLWRGWVESRLRQLTLKIERDTHGMLQCHPYPHEYADTSKPCAHSAFFMGLQRKEGVRGQEGQQFDIRETVDEFRQEIISYGYWKPGMEIYVSHVRRKQLPAFVFPDGYKRTRMPRHINHATEKMGDDTRKCYSGSSSSERCVKRKNNSEMVDVKPDKPEKRTSVSPQRLECVSPESCTSKSGGTPQMSIECIEGVRQDGSTTEDVDSNCKIKSSDGLLGSGAITEVGDMQINGTSFVGSTHDKLKSKALEVLNENGVNGDKARDLAFVCLERAETTSTKSLANWEEGAVGMDQQLDKACNFTRAECSDYAPSASTQNLNCEMSDSGVYKLKMGLGQNFL; encoded by the exons ATGTATTTTTGGTTTATGCTG GTTCACGGACCTGGAGCGGACATAGACACTTTGTGCATTGGTCCTTCCTATGTAAATCGAGAG CAAGACTTCTTCATCATTTTGCATAACATCCTGGCTGAAATGGAAGAAGTTACCGAACTTCACCCAGTTCCTGATGCACATGTCCCAGTAATGAAATTCAAGTTCCAGGGAATATCTATAGATTTGCTGTATGCAAGTATATCTATTTTGGTTGTGCCAGAA GATCTTGATATCTCAGATGGTTCCATTCTGTATGATGTTGATGAGCAAACTGTTCGAAGTCTAAATGGCTGCCGAGTGGCAGATCAGATTCTTAAACTGGTTCCAAATGTTGAG CACTTCCGAACTACGCTGAGATGTTTGAAGTTTTGGGCCAAAAGACGCGGTGTTTATTCAAAT GTTACGGGATTCCTTGGAGGTGTAAACTGGGCTATTTTAGTTGCTCGAATTTGCCAGCTTTACCCTAATGCAATCCCCAGTATGTTGGTTTCTAGATTCTTCAGGGTCTATTCACAATGGCGGTGGCCAAACCCTGTAATGCTATGCCCTATAGAAGAGAATGAACTGCAATTACCTATATGGGATCCTCGCAGAAACCATAGGGACAGGTATCATATTATGCCAATAATTACTCCGGCATACCCTTGCATGAATTCCAGCTACAATGTCTCAACAAGCACTCTTCGTGTTATGATGGAACAGTTCTGCTGTGGCAACAAGATTTGTGAC GAAATTGAGCTTAACAAATCACAGTGGAGTGCACTTTTTCAGCCTTATGTCTTTTTTGAGGCATATAAAAACTATTTGCAAGTTGACATAGTTGCATTAGATGCTGATGATTTACTTTTGTGGAGAGGTTGGGTAGAATCCCGTCTGAGACAGCTAACCTTGAAG ATAGAGCGAGATACCCATGGGATGCTGCAGTGTCATCCTTATCCACATGAGTATGCAGACACGTCCAAGCCCTGTGCACATTCTGCATTTTTCATGGGCTTGCAAAGAAAAGAGGGAGTAAGAGGTCAAGAAGGACAGCAATTTGATATACGTGAAACGGTTGATGAGTTCAGACAAGAAATTATTTCGTATGGTTATTGGAAGCCGGGGATGGAAATTTATGTTTCTCATGTTCGTCGAAAGCAGCTCCCTGCATTTGTTTTTCCAGATGGTTACAAACGCACTCGAATGCCGAGGCATATAAACCATGCAACTGAGAAAATGGGTGATGATACCAGAAAGTGCTACTCTGGATCTAGCTCTTCTGAAAGGTGCGTCAAGAGGAAGAATAACTCTGAAATGGTGGATGTGAAGCCAGATAAACCAGAGAAGCGGACATCTGTTAGCCCACAGAGACTAGAGTGTGTTTCACCTGAAAGTTGTACTAGTAAATCGGGTGGTACACCTCAAATGAGTATTGAGTGTATTGAAGGGGTTAGGCAAGATGGATCAACAACGGAAGATGTCGATAGCAATTGTAAAATCAAGTCATCCGATGGACTCTTAGGAAGTGGTGCAATTACTGAAGTAGGTGACATGCAGATAAATGGAACAAGTTTTGTTGGCTCCACACATGATAAGCTCAAATCAAAGGCTTTAGAAGTTCTGAATGAG AATGGAGTCAATGGGGATAAAGCTCGGGACCTGGCTTTTGTTTGCTTGGAAAGGGCAGAAACTACATCTACAAAAAGCTTGGCAAATTGGGAAGAGGGTGCTGTTGGAATGGATCAACAACTGGACAAAGCTTGTAATTTCACCAGGGCTGAATGTTCGGATTATGCACCAAGTGCCAGCACCCAGAACCTCAATTGTGAG ATGTCAGACTCAGGAGTGTATAAATTGAAGATGGGACTAGGTCAGAATTTTTTGTAG